From one Ctenopharyngodon idella isolate HZGC_01 chromosome 15, HZGC01, whole genome shotgun sequence genomic stretch:
- the LOC127495885 gene encoding odorant receptor 131-2-like produces the protein MVQNSSNDSSKGFSIQRGREKIIIACTLSAFFLYVNGVLIFTFFKTDYFRTKMRYIFFIHTLLCDWLFLFITNICLILIFLNATMPIGICLVICHIMEVLSFATPLTLTAMSLERYAAICMPLRHSQICSLSRTIHSIIIIHVLCSIEPTMIFFIFTASVPLHIYMKKALCQVEVLIVHTWQSQLRSVFTQIFFMMIFCIILFSYVKIMRVAKMASSGNSKSAVRGLKTVVLHGFQLLPSLVQLWCPFVEQAILNVDIYIYMEVRYFNYVVFMLVPRCFCPLVYGLRDEKFFIALKYYAFCAVNKKISPKIC, from the coding sequence atggTACAAAACTCATCAAATGACTCTAGCAAAGGCTTCTCAATTCAACGAGGCAGAGAAAAAATCATTATAGCGTGTACACTGTCTGCATTCTTCCTGTATGTGAATGGTGTATTAATATTTACGTTTTTTAAAACGGACTATTTTCGCACCAAAATgcgttatatattttttattcacacCTTGctttgtgattggctgtttctGTTTATAACCAATATTTGCTTGATCCTAATCTTTCTCAATGCAACAATGCCTATAGGAATATGTCTTGTCATTtgtcacattatggaagtgCTGAGCTTTGCTACTCCACTCACTCTCACAGCTATGAGTCTAGAGCGCTACGCGGCCATCTGTATGCCCCTGCGACACTCTCAAATCTGTAGTCTGTCCAGAACGATCCACAGCATTATCATCATCCATGTTCTCTGCTCCATAGAGCCCACTATGATCTTTTTCATCTTCACTGCCTCTGTTCCACTTCACATCTATATGAAAAAGGCACTATGCCAAGTGGAAGTGCTTATTGTTCACACGTGGCAGAGTCAGCTGAGGTCAGTTTTTACACAGATATTCTTTATGATGATTTTTTGCATCATTCTGTTTTCTTATGTCAAAATAATGCGTGTTGCAAAAATGGCAAGCTCTGGTAATAGTAAATCAGCTGTAAGAGGCTTAAAAACTGTGGTATTACATGGATTCCAGTTGTTGCCTTCACTCGTTCAGCTGTGGTGTCCGTTTGTAGAGCAGGCCATCTTGAATGttgatatttacatatatatggAGGTCagatattttaattatgttGTGTTTATGCTGGTCCCACGGTGCTTCTGTCCACTTGTGTATGGATTGCGGGATGAAAAGTTTTTCATTGCTTTGAAATATTATGCATTCTGTGCAGTAAATAAGAAGATTTCACCTAAGATTTGCTGA
- the LOC127495536 gene encoding prolyl 4-hydroxylase subunit alpha-3-like isoform X2: MMFFSRVKSLHSGVYDEPSATIANPIIAFKLVKRLKSEWLNVVHSNEAEENIKALREGYRRMEGSLPKLEDLQGAAQGLMRLQDVYDLRVEGLVQGHFQQITNGNAVDIYKPPVSDTLSGDDCFLVGKVAYDLEDYYHSVQWFEEAVRLFRGTEWSPENEGTLEDALDHLAFSHFKTGNISYALSLSQELLLHDPMNRRVHFNVEKYEKLLDERPPVTNQSLALKRPDTTYLRTRNVYEKLCQTKGSQPKHFENPRLFCDYFTNGNPGLLLQPIKRELISLHPYVVLFHGFVTRPEAKSIREYAVPGLRRSVVASGVNQTTAEYRISKSAWLKESAHEVVGKVDRRITMVTGLNVQPPYAEYLQVVNYGIGGHYEPHFDHATSDSSPLYRLKTGNRVATFMIYLSSVEAGGFTAFIYANFSVPVVENGALFWWNLHRNGQGNGDTLHAGCPVIVGDKWVANKWVHEYGQEFRHRCSLNPEE, encoded by the exons ATGAT gttCTTTTCAAGAGTCAAATCATTACACAGTGGTGTATATGATGAGCCATCAGCTACCATAGCTAATCCAATTATTGCTTTCAAACTGGTCAAAAGACTTAAGTCTGAATGGTTGAATGTTGTCCATAGCAATGAAGCCGAAGAAAACATCAAAG CTCTCAGGGAGGGCTACAGGAGGATGGAAGGCAGCTTACCCAAGCTGGAGGACCTTCAGGGGGCAGCGCAGGGGCTGATGAGGCTTCAGGATGTGTATGATCTACGTGTGGAGGGGCTTGTGCAAGGGCACTTCCAGCAAATCACAAATGGAAATGCTGTTGACATTTATAAACCCCCTGTGTCTGATACACTCTCTGGGGATGATTGCTTCCTTGTTGGAAAg GTGGCCTATGATCTGGAAGATTACTACCATTCTGTGCAGTGGTTTGAGGAGGCAGTTCGTCTCTTTCGAGGAACAGAATGGAGTCCAGAAAATGAAGGCACACTTGAAGATGCCCTTGACCATTTAGCTTTCTCTCATTTCAAG actGGAAACATATCCTACGCCCTCAGTCTCTCTCAGGAACTATTGCTTCATG ATCCTATGAACAGAAGGGTACATTTCAATGTGGAGAAGTATGAGAAGCTTCTTGATGAAAGGCCGCCTGTTACTAACCAAAGCTTGGCTTTGAAAAGGCCTGACACCACTTATCTGAGAACCAGGAATGTCTATGAGAAGCTCTGCCAAACAAAAGGATCTCAG ccaaaacattttgagaacCCAAGGTTATTCTGCGACTATTTCACCAATGGCAACCCTGGTTTACTTCTGCAACCAATTAAACGAGAGCTAATCAGCCTGCACCCTTATGTTGTGCTCTTCCATGGTTTTGTCACCCGACCTGAAGCTAAAAGCATCAGAGAATATGCTGTGCCAGGG CTTAGAAGATCAGTGGTGGCATCAGGAGTAAATCAGACCACTGCAGAATATCGCATCAGCAAAAG TGCATGGCTTAAAGAGTCAGCCCATGAAGTTGTGGGCAAGGTGGATCGACGCATCACTATGGTCACTGGGTTGAATGTGCAGCCCCCTTATGCTGAATATCTCCAAGTTGTAAATTATGGTATTGGAGGACACTATGAACCTCATTTTGATCATGCCACA TCTGATTCAAGTCCATTGTACAGGTTAAAAACTGGAAATCGAGTGGCTACCTTCATGATATAT ttGAGCTCTGTGGAAGCAGGAGGATTCACAGCCTTTATATATGCCAACTTCAGTGTTCCTGTAGTGGAG AATGGTGCTCTCTTCTGGTGGAATCTTCATAGAAATGGTCAAGGAAATGGTGACACTCTTCATGCTGGCTGCCCTGTCATTGTTGGCGATAAATGGG TTGCCAATAAGTGGGTTCATGAGTATGGACAAGAGTTCCGACATCGTTGTAGCCTTAATCCTGAGGAGTGA
- the LOC127495536 gene encoding prolyl 4-hydroxylase subunit alpha-3-like isoform X1, which yields MSSYFSLFIFLYVLNISDKSFGEMFTSMMSVNQAVSAERQLIDHLRIYIELEIQRLDDIKRFFSRVKSLHSGVYDEPSATIANPIIAFKLVKRLKSEWLNVVHSNEAEENIKALREGYRRMEGSLPKLEDLQGAAQGLMRLQDVYDLRVEGLVQGHFQQITNGNAVDIYKPPVSDTLSGDDCFLVGKVAYDLEDYYHSVQWFEEAVRLFRGTEWSPENEGTLEDALDHLAFSHFKTGNISYALSLSQELLLHDPMNRRVHFNVEKYEKLLDERPPVTNQSLALKRPDTTYLRTRNVYEKLCQTKGSQPKHFENPRLFCDYFTNGNPGLLLQPIKRELISLHPYVVLFHGFVTRPEAKSIREYAVPGLRRSVVASGVNQTTAEYRISKSAWLKESAHEVVGKVDRRITMVTGLNVQPPYAEYLQVVNYGIGGHYEPHFDHATSDSSPLYRLKTGNRVATFMIYLSSVEAGGFTAFIYANFSVPVVENGALFWWNLHRNGQGNGDTLHAGCPVIVGDKWVANKWVHEYGQEFRHRCSLNPEE from the exons ATGTCTTCATACTTTagcctttttatatttttatatgtacttAATATATCTGACAAATCATTCGGTGAAATGTTTACATCGATGATGAGCGTGAATCAAGCTGTTTCCGCAGAAAGACAACTAATCGATCATTTAAGAATATACATAGAACTGGAAATACAAAGACTTGACGATATTAAAAG gttCTTTTCAAGAGTCAAATCATTACACAGTGGTGTATATGATGAGCCATCAGCTACCATAGCTAATCCAATTATTGCTTTCAAACTGGTCAAAAGACTTAAGTCTGAATGGTTGAATGTTGTCCATAGCAATGAAGCCGAAGAAAACATCAAAG CTCTCAGGGAGGGCTACAGGAGGATGGAAGGCAGCTTACCCAAGCTGGAGGACCTTCAGGGGGCAGCGCAGGGGCTGATGAGGCTTCAGGATGTGTATGATCTACGTGTGGAGGGGCTTGTGCAAGGGCACTTCCAGCAAATCACAAATGGAAATGCTGTTGACATTTATAAACCCCCTGTGTCTGATACACTCTCTGGGGATGATTGCTTCCTTGTTGGAAAg GTGGCCTATGATCTGGAAGATTACTACCATTCTGTGCAGTGGTTTGAGGAGGCAGTTCGTCTCTTTCGAGGAACAGAATGGAGTCCAGAAAATGAAGGCACACTTGAAGATGCCCTTGACCATTTAGCTTTCTCTCATTTCAAG actGGAAACATATCCTACGCCCTCAGTCTCTCTCAGGAACTATTGCTTCATG ATCCTATGAACAGAAGGGTACATTTCAATGTGGAGAAGTATGAGAAGCTTCTTGATGAAAGGCCGCCTGTTACTAACCAAAGCTTGGCTTTGAAAAGGCCTGACACCACTTATCTGAGAACCAGGAATGTCTATGAGAAGCTCTGCCAAACAAAAGGATCTCAG ccaaaacattttgagaacCCAAGGTTATTCTGCGACTATTTCACCAATGGCAACCCTGGTTTACTTCTGCAACCAATTAAACGAGAGCTAATCAGCCTGCACCCTTATGTTGTGCTCTTCCATGGTTTTGTCACCCGACCTGAAGCTAAAAGCATCAGAGAATATGCTGTGCCAGGG CTTAGAAGATCAGTGGTGGCATCAGGAGTAAATCAGACCACTGCAGAATATCGCATCAGCAAAAG TGCATGGCTTAAAGAGTCAGCCCATGAAGTTGTGGGCAAGGTGGATCGACGCATCACTATGGTCACTGGGTTGAATGTGCAGCCCCCTTATGCTGAATATCTCCAAGTTGTAAATTATGGTATTGGAGGACACTATGAACCTCATTTTGATCATGCCACA TCTGATTCAAGTCCATTGTACAGGTTAAAAACTGGAAATCGAGTGGCTACCTTCATGATATAT ttGAGCTCTGTGGAAGCAGGAGGATTCACAGCCTTTATATATGCCAACTTCAGTGTTCCTGTAGTGGAG AATGGTGCTCTCTTCTGGTGGAATCTTCATAGAAATGGTCAAGGAAATGGTGACACTCTTCATGCTGGCTGCCCTGTCATTGTTGGCGATAAATGGG TTGCCAATAAGTGGGTTCATGAGTATGGACAAGAGTTCCGACATCGTTGTAGCCTTAATCCTGAGGAGTGA
- the LOC127495536 gene encoding prolyl 4-hydroxylase subunit alpha-3-like isoform X3 codes for MEGSLPKLEDLQGAAQGLMRLQDVYDLRVEGLVQGHFQQITNGNAVDIYKPPVSDTLSGDDCFLVGKVAYDLEDYYHSVQWFEEAVRLFRGTEWSPENEGTLEDALDHLAFSHFKTGNISYALSLSQELLLHDPMNRRVHFNVEKYEKLLDERPPVTNQSLALKRPDTTYLRTRNVYEKLCQTKGSQPKHFENPRLFCDYFTNGNPGLLLQPIKRELISLHPYVVLFHGFVTRPEAKSIREYAVPGLRRSVVASGVNQTTAEYRISKSAWLKESAHEVVGKVDRRITMVTGLNVQPPYAEYLQVVNYGIGGHYEPHFDHATSDSSPLYRLKTGNRVATFMIYLSSVEAGGFTAFIYANFSVPVVENGALFWWNLHRNGQGNGDTLHAGCPVIVGDKWVANKWVHEYGQEFRHRCSLNPEE; via the exons ATGGAAGGCAGCTTACCCAAGCTGGAGGACCTTCAGGGGGCAGCGCAGGGGCTGATGAGGCTTCAGGATGTGTATGATCTACGTGTGGAGGGGCTTGTGCAAGGGCACTTCCAGCAAATCACAAATGGAAATGCTGTTGACATTTATAAACCCCCTGTGTCTGATACACTCTCTGGGGATGATTGCTTCCTTGTTGGAAAg GTGGCCTATGATCTGGAAGATTACTACCATTCTGTGCAGTGGTTTGAGGAGGCAGTTCGTCTCTTTCGAGGAACAGAATGGAGTCCAGAAAATGAAGGCACACTTGAAGATGCCCTTGACCATTTAGCTTTCTCTCATTTCAAG actGGAAACATATCCTACGCCCTCAGTCTCTCTCAGGAACTATTGCTTCATG ATCCTATGAACAGAAGGGTACATTTCAATGTGGAGAAGTATGAGAAGCTTCTTGATGAAAGGCCGCCTGTTACTAACCAAAGCTTGGCTTTGAAAAGGCCTGACACCACTTATCTGAGAACCAGGAATGTCTATGAGAAGCTCTGCCAAACAAAAGGATCTCAG ccaaaacattttgagaacCCAAGGTTATTCTGCGACTATTTCACCAATGGCAACCCTGGTTTACTTCTGCAACCAATTAAACGAGAGCTAATCAGCCTGCACCCTTATGTTGTGCTCTTCCATGGTTTTGTCACCCGACCTGAAGCTAAAAGCATCAGAGAATATGCTGTGCCAGGG CTTAGAAGATCAGTGGTGGCATCAGGAGTAAATCAGACCACTGCAGAATATCGCATCAGCAAAAG TGCATGGCTTAAAGAGTCAGCCCATGAAGTTGTGGGCAAGGTGGATCGACGCATCACTATGGTCACTGGGTTGAATGTGCAGCCCCCTTATGCTGAATATCTCCAAGTTGTAAATTATGGTATTGGAGGACACTATGAACCTCATTTTGATCATGCCACA TCTGATTCAAGTCCATTGTACAGGTTAAAAACTGGAAATCGAGTGGCTACCTTCATGATATAT ttGAGCTCTGTGGAAGCAGGAGGATTCACAGCCTTTATATATGCCAACTTCAGTGTTCCTGTAGTGGAG AATGGTGCTCTCTTCTGGTGGAATCTTCATAGAAATGGTCAAGGAAATGGTGACACTCTTCATGCTGGCTGCCCTGTCATTGTTGGCGATAAATGGG TTGCCAATAAGTGGGTTCATGAGTATGGACAAGAGTTCCGACATCGTTGTAGCCTTAATCCTGAGGAGTGA